actttggaggatggtggaagacaagagggcctggcgtgactttgtccatagggtcgcaaacagtcagactcgactgtgcgactgaacaacaaataaccatttgtggttgtgtgtttattcagcctccaggtggggcctggagatcttctggggaAATATTCAGGCTTCAGAGATCTGTTCCTCAGACAAAATATCACTCAGCAAGAAACGCCCCTGTGTGTACCTTCACTCAATATCCAAAATCAagcatcaatcaatcaatattttaaaattattttaaaattattttatacatAAACAATCGATAACAGCAGAAAACGTCCATATATCAAAAGCTCAAAGTTCCAAGTTTGTCCTATCTCATACACGTGCTGTAGAACAGTATCAAGACTGCTCTCAATTAATTTTGGAGCATGCAGCCTATCCACTCCCCCTTCCCTCAGACAACCCCACATGTGCTCCAGGCAGGGAGTGTTTCAGGAGGGGCTGAATTAAAATGGGACACCCGAACGGGGTGATGCAGTGGCAGGACCCCGAAAGGAGAAACGGGGAAGTCCAAAACACTGCCAGCCCATTGATTTAAATGCATTTAGAAGTAACTTTGCACCTGTTTATGGAATGGTGCTACAGCATAGtttccttttactgaatcagacctttgggtccctcgaggtcagtcttgtctactcagactggcagcatcaATCCAAAGTCTCAGGCGGGGTCTTTCACAGCACCACCTGActggtcctttctaactggagatgctggggattgaacttgggacttcctgcatgccaagcggcggctctgccactgagccacagcctctcccctataatacatgaacacatgaaactgccttacactgaatcagagcctAGGTCCCtcgaggtcagtcttgtctactcagactggctgccgctgtccaggatctcaggctgaggtttttcacacctatttgcctggacccttttttagttggagatgccggggattgaacctgggaccttctgcttaccaagcagatgctctaccactgagccaccgtctctccccatgaacatctgacgctgccttatactgaatcagaccctcttgggtccatcagagtcagtcttatctactcagactggcagcagctctccagggtctcaagctgaggtttttcacgcctacttttctccctttctcacaatacaagaactcgtgggcattcaatgaaattgcagagcagtcggcttagaacggataaaaggaagtacttcttcacccaaagggtgattaacaagtggaattcactgccacaggaggtggtggcggccacaagcatagacagcttcaaggggggattggatgaaaatatggagcagaggtccatcagtggctattagccacagtgtgtgtgtgtgtgtgtgtgtgtgtgtatgtgtatatgtgtgtgtgtgtatatatatatatatatatatatatatatatatatatatataaaattattattattattattattattattatttttggccactgtgtgacacagagtgttggactggatgggccattggcgatccaacctggcttctcttatgttcttatgtacttgagtggactctttttagttggagatgccggggattgaacctgggaccttctgcttaccaagcagatgctctaccactgagccaccatccctcccctaaaggttttgggagatccattgttcatatgaagatatgaagctgccttctactgaatcagaccctctttggtccatcaaagtcagtcttgtctactcagactggcagcggctctccagggtctcaagctgagttttcacacctgtttgcctggaccctttttagttggagatactggggattgaacctgggaccttctgcttaccaggcagatcctctaccactgagccaccgtccctcccctaaaggttttgggagatccattgttcatatgaagatatgaagctgccttctactgaatcagacccccccccggtttatcaaagtcagtcttgtctactcagactggcagcagctctttctccagggtctcaagttgaggtttttcacacctacttgcctggaccctttttagttggagatgccaatggggattgaacctgggaccttctgcttaccaagcagatgctctaccactgagtcacagcccttctccattgctctccagggtctcaggcggaggtctttcccatcacctcctgcctggcccttttcaaCTAGAGAtgtcgaggattgaacctgggaccttctgcatgccgagcagatccTCTGCCGCTGAGCCAAGGCCCCTTCCCCTGCCACCACAGATAAATatctgctcttgagagagagACCCACCTATCTTATAGATGAACACAAAGCCAGCGATCCACGGGGTTCCTGGCACCCTCAACAGCCCCCGCAGGATTCGCCAGGGGTTGAAAGTCCGGCTCTTAGCCTGGCTCTCCTGCAAAGGGCGCCGCAGCCGCAGATCTGAGCGCCAGGTGTACAGGATGGCGAGGAGGTAGATGACGGCCAAGGAGCTGAAGAGCggcccccagcccaagagatggaGGAAGGTGAGGAGGCCTCCTCCGGCCATGACCGAGCCCAGCTTGTAAGCTACCACCTGGATGGTGTTGCCGTAGCCCACCTCCTCCTGCCCCAGGAGCCAGACGGCTAACCCGTCCACCGCCACGTCTTGGACGGAGGCAAAGAAGTTCATGAAGAGGAGGGCAGTGGCCACGGGGAAGAAATGGATCTCGGGGGTCATGGTGGAGCAGGCCAGGGAGGCCAGAACCAGCCCCGCCAGGCTCAGCACCAGCCAGGTCTTCTTGGTGAAGTACTGGTCCACCAGGGGGGCCCACAAGACCTTGAGGATCCAGGGCACAAACAGCATCTTGGTCAGGCTGATCTTGGTCAAGGAGAGGCCCGCCATTCGGAAGTAGATGGGCAGCAGCCCCGACTGCAGGCCGTAGGGGATCCCTTGGACGAAGTACAGCACCCCGAGCAGAACGTATTTGGGGTTCATCCTTCAGCGGTCGGCCGTCAACCTGGAAGA
Above is a window of Heteronotia binoei isolate CCM8104 ecotype False Entrance Well chromosome 7, APGP_CSIRO_Hbin_v1, whole genome shotgun sequence DNA encoding:
- the MFSD3 gene encoding major facilitator superfamily domain-containing protein 3, with amino-acid sequence MNPKYVLLGVLYFVQGIPYGLQSGLLPIYFRMAGLSLTKISLTKMLFVPWILKVLWAPLVDQYFTKKTWLVLSLAGLVLASLACSTMTPEIHFFPVATALLFMNFFASVQDVAVDGLAVWLLGQEEVGYGNTIQVVAYKLGSVMAGGGLLTFLHLLGWGPLFSSLAVIYLLAILYTWRSDLRLRRPLQESQAKSRTFNPWRILRGLLRVPGTPWIAGFVFIYKIGEQGATSMFPLFLLDRNFSPRKLGFWNGIVATVFSITGSSLGGHLMSKQRRPLALLKTLLVLRICGLLFQTLLTAVYTDRVSAFEAAAVLSICIQHFFAGVVTTLTFSIMMHCTQKADESIQATHYSFLATLEVLGKLLFSSLVGSLVDWLGFTASFWIFLSFSLTSVFYTLRGSLAGS